The Rhodoluna lacicola genome includes the window GGACCAAACAAATAATTGATTTGCTAGATCAAGTTGCCCAAACGGCTGGGCCAGAGCTAGCAGAGACTGCAAAGAACGCGGTAGACAAAGTTAAGCGTGGCATCGTGGCATACTCTTACTACGGATAATTCAGCAACTTAAACGAAATGCTGCCAAACATGACATCGATGAATCAGACCAAGCGTGCCGCAGTAATTCAAATGGCACTACGTCTTTTTCTTGCGGGATTTGGGGGATACCTCTCTAGCTTGGCAATGCCTAGGGAAAACATTTACCCGCTAATTTTTGTTTCGGTGGCGCTGTTGTTGCTTTCAGTTCGAAATCTAAAATTTTTCAAAGCTTTCACGGTCGGCCTAGTTGGTGGCCTTGCCTTCTATCTGTCGCAGATTGAGTGGTTGAGTCTCTACCTTGGCCCCGTGCCATGGCTAGCGCTTTCTAGCCTTGAGGCAATAATTTTTGCCTTCGGCATGGCAGGTACGGCTTTAGTTTGGTCTTGGCTCGATAATTCAATCAACTGGGCGAAAAAGTTCAAGCCACTGCTGATTGCGATTTCCTTGGCTTTGATTTGGACAGCCAGGGAGTGGGTGTCAATCTCGCTGCCCTACGGAGGCTTTCCCTGGTCACGGTTGGCGCAAACTCAATCAGAGAGTTATCTAGCCGACTGGGTATTCCTTGGCGGTCTTGGTCTGCTTACCTTTGCAATCGCCCTAATCGCAAGCATTGCCACAGTGTCACTGACGAGCTGGCAGAGAGATATTCGTGTTCCGCACTGGTCAGCACTTGCAACCCTTGCTTTTCTTTTGCTGGTGCCAGCTGTTTTCACTCCAGCTAGCAATGCCGAGGCAGGCGAAATGACAATTGGAGCGGTGCAGGGAAATGCAAACGCTGGCCTTTTCGCAAACGAGCGACCCGGCACAATCCTGCAGAACCACTTAGACGCAACCGAGTTACTAAAAGAAAAAGCTAATTTCAACAAGCTAGATCTAGTGGTTTGGCCTGAAAACGCATCCGATCTCAGCCCGTTTGCCAGTTCAGTTGCAAACAAAAAGATCAATCAGCTAGTTGACCAAGATTTGAAAGTGCCGCTTATTTTTGGAACTATCACCGAACGCGGTAAAGAAACATTCAATAGTTCCATCTACTGGAAACCAGATATCGGACCAACGGACTGGTACGACAAAAAGCGGCCTGTACCATTTGCCGAATACGTACCAAATCGTGATTTTTGGTACCAACTTGCTCCGGATTTAATTGGCTTGGTTAGCAGGGGTTACAGTTTTGGTGAGCGGGATGGAATTTTTGAATACTCAAAAACTTCGGATAGCAAGATTTCTAAACTTGGCGCGCTGATTTGTTTTGAAATTGCTATCGATGATATTGGGCGAAACCTGGTAGCGGATGGCGCACAAATTATTTTGTC containing:
- the lnt gene encoding apolipoprotein N-acyltransferase; this encodes MNQTKRAAVIQMALRLFLAGFGGYLSSLAMPRENIYPLIFVSVALLLLSVRNLKFFKAFTVGLVGGLAFYLSQIEWLSLYLGPVPWLALSSLEAIIFAFGMAGTALVWSWLDNSINWAKKFKPLLIAISLALIWTAREWVSISLPYGGFPWSRLAQTQSESYLADWVFLGGLGLLTFAIALIASIATVSLTSWQRDIRVPHWSALATLAFLLLVPAVFTPASNAEAGEMTIGAVQGNANAGLFANERPGTILQNHLDATELLKEKANFNKLDLVVWPENASDLSPFASSVANKKINQLVDQDLKVPLIFGTITERGKETFNSSIYWKPDIGPTDWYDKKRPVPFAEYVPNRDFWYQLAPDLIGLVSRGYSFGERDGIFEYSKTSDSKISKLGALICFEIAIDDIGRNLVADGAQIILSQTNNADFGRSDETFQQAAFAKLRAIETGRVVVNVSTVGVSAIYTPDGSVIDQIPTFEPGVMLETLPLRTAITPAMLIGPLFDLLANLIAAALLAMALARTRKAAKPNGLTAAR